The following proteins come from a genomic window of Populus nigra chromosome 6, ddPopNigr1.1, whole genome shotgun sequence:
- the LOC133696092 gene encoding phospholipid-transporting ATPase 1-like isoform X2, translating into MSDRIENNRLAWVLVNDQFQQKKWKDIQVGEIIKIQANDTLPCDMVLLSTSDSTGVAYVQTINLDGESNLKTRYAKQDTLSKITEKEKISGLIKCEKPNRNIYGFQANMDVDGKRLSLGPSNIILRGCELKNTVWAIGVAVYCGRETKAMLNSSGAPSKRSWLESRMNSEIIVLSVFLIALCTVVSVSAAVWLRRHRDELDTMPFYRRKDFSDREPENYNYYGWVAEMLFTFLMSVIVFQIMIPISLYISMELIRVGQAYLMIRDTQMYDEASNSRFQCRALNINEDLGQIKYVFSDKTGTLTENKMEFQCASAWGIDYSDGKISTQNQQVRYSVKVEGRNVRPKMSVKVDPQLLELSKSGRDTEEVKHVHDFFLALAACNTIVPLIVDDKSDPTAKLMDYQGESPDEQALAYAAAAYGFMLIERTSGHIIVDIHGERQRFNVFGLHEFDSDRKRMSVILGCPDSTVRVFVKGADTSMFSVIDRSLNTKVVRATEGHLHTYSTLGLRTLVIGMRDLSDSEFEDWHFSFEAASTAVVGRAALLRKVASNVERNLTILGASAIEDKLQQGVPEAIESLRTAGIKVWVLTGDKQETAISIGYSSKLLTNKMTQIIINSNSRESCRRCLEDALVMSKKLRAISETSDSTGTSSEAARGSVALIIDGTSLVYILDNELEEQLFQLASTCSVVLCCRVAPLQKAGIVALVKKRTSEMTLSIGDGANDVSMIQMADVGVGISGQEGRQAVMASDFAMGQFRFLVPLLLVHGHWNYQRMGYMILYNFYRNAVFVFVLFWYALFACFTLTTAINEWSSMLYSIIYTSLPTIVVAILDKDLSRRNLLKYPQLYGAGQRQEAYNRKLFWLKMLDTVWQSLVVFFVPIFAYWASTIDVPSIGDLWTLAVVILVNLHLAMDIIRWNWIFHAVIWGSIVATFICVMILDAFPMFVGYWAIFHIMGEASFWVCLLGIIIAALLPRFVVKVLYQHFTPDDLQIAREVEKFDHQRDMAVEVEMNLILEPPPRR; encoded by the exons ATGTCAGATAGAATTGAAAACAATAGATTGGCATGGGTTTTGGTCAATGACcagtttcaacaaaagaaatggAAGGACATTCAGGTTGGTGAGATAATCAAGATTCAGGCAAATGACACTCTTCCTTGTGATATGGTGCTGCTCTCGACTAGTGATTCAACTGGGGTCGCCTATGTGCAGACCATAAATTTGGATGGAGAGTCGAATTTGAAGACCAGGTATGCAAAGCAAGATACCCTCTCAAAGATTACggaaaaggaaaagattagTGGGCTGATCAAGTGTGAAAAACCCAATAGAAACATATACGGATTTCAGGCAAATATGGACGTTGATGGGAAACGATTGTCACTTGGGCCCTCCAATATTATTCTTCGTGGCTGCGAGCTCAAAAATACTGTCTGGGCTATTGGAGTTGCAGTGTATTGTGGTCGTGAGACCAAGGCAATGCTTAACAGCTCAGGAGCCCCGTCAAAGAGGAGCTGGCTTGAGTCACGTATGAACTCAGAGATCATTGTACTCTCTGTGTTTCTTATTGCTTTGTGTACTGTTGTCTCCGTCTCTGCTGCTGTGTGGTTGAGGCGCCACCGTGATGAGTTAGACACCATGCCCTTTTATAGAAGAAAAGATTTCAGCGACAGAGAGCCAGAGAACTATAATTATTATGGATGGGTGGCAGAGATGCTTTTTACGTTCCTCATGTCAGTTATTGTGTTCCAGATCATGATCCCTATTTCTTTGTACATTTCTATGGAGCTTATCCGGGTTGGACAGGCTTACTTAATGATTCGAGATACACAAATGTATGACGAGGCTTCGAATTCAAGATTTCAATGTCGGGCGCTGAATATAAATGAGGATTTAGGTCAGATAAAGTATGTTTTCTCTGATAAAACTGGTACTCTCACTGAGAACAAGATGGAATTTCAATGTGCAAGCGCATGGGGTATAGATTACAGTGATGGGAAGATCAGCACACAAAACCAGCAAGTTAGATATTCTGTTAAAG TGGAGGGGAGGAATGTGAGGCCGAAAATGTCGGTGAAGGTTGATCCTCAGCTTTTAGAATTATCAAAAAGTGGAAGGGATACAGAAGAAGTCAAACACGTTCATGATTTCTTCCTTGCATTGGCAGCTTGCAACACAATTGTGCCTCTTATTGTCGACGACAAGTCTGACCCTACTGCAAAGTTGATGGATTACCAAGGGGAGTCTCCAGATGAACAGGCACTGGCTTATGCTGCTGCAGCATATGGATTTATGCTCATAGAACGAACTTCTGGCCATATAATTGTTGATATCCACGGAGAGAGGCAAAG GTTCAATGTATTCGGTTTGCATGAGTTTGATAGTGACCGGAAGAGGATGTCAGTTATACTGGGGTGCCCTGACAGTACTGTGAGAGTCTTTGTGAAAGGTGCCGATACATCCATGTTTAGTGTGATAGATAGATCTTTGAATACGAAGGTAGTACGTGCAACTGAAGGCCATCTTCACACTTACTCCACACTGGGTTTGAGAACACTTGTCATTGGGATGCGTGACTTGAGTGACTCAGAATTCGAGGACTGGCACTTCTCTTTTGAGGCAGCTAGCACAGCTGTAGTTGGCAGGGCTGCTTTGCTTCGTAAGGTTGCTAGCAATGTTGAAAGGAACCTCACAATACTTGGTGCGTCTGCTATTGAAGATAAACTGCAGCAAGGGGTGCCAGAAGCCATAGAATCTTTGAGGACAGCAGGAATTAAAGTATGGGTTTTGACAGGGGACAAGCAAGAAACTGCCATTTCAATTGGCTACTCCTCAAAGCTTCTAACGAACAAAATGACTCAGATTATAATCAATAGCAACTCAAGGGAGTCTTGTAGGAGATGTTTAGAAGATGCCTTGGTCATGTCCAAGAAGCTGAGGGCTATTTCCGAAACATCAGATAGCACTGGAACAAGTTCTGAAGCTGCTAGAGGCTCAGTGGCCCTTATTATCGATGGTACCAGCCTTGTTTATATACTTGATAATGAACTCGAAGAACAG CTCTTCCAATTGGCTAGTACATGTTCTGTGGTCCTTTGTTGCCGCGTGGCTCCATTGCAGAAAGCTGGAATTGTGGCGCTTGTGAAGAAGAGGACTTCTGAAATGACACTCTCCATTGGAGATG GTGCTAATGATGTCTCAATGATCCAAATGGCTGATGTGGGAGTTGGCATCAGTGGGCAAGAGGGTCGGCAAGCTGTAATGGCATCAGATTTTGCAATGGGGCAATTCAGATTCTTGGTTCCACTTTTACTAGTCCATGGACACTGGAACTACCAGCGGATGGGCTACATGATACTATACAATTTTTACAGGAATGCGGTGTTTGTTTTCGTTTTATTTTG GTATGCGCTCTTTGCTTGTTTCACTTTGACGACTGCAATCAATGAGTGGAGCAGCATGTTATATTCTATAATTTACACCTCACTGCCTACCATTGTTGTGGCTATTCTCGACAAGGACCTAAGTAGAAGGAATCTCCTAAAGTATCCTCAGCTTTATGGAGCTGGACAAAGACAAGAGGCATACAACAGAAAGTTGTTTTGGCTAAAAATGTTGGACACCGTGTGGCAAAGCCTGGTTGTCTTTTTTGTCCCTATCTTTGCATATTGGGCGAGCACCATTGATGTGCCAAGTATCGGAGACCTTTGGACACTCGCGGTGGTTATTCTGGTTAATTTGCACCTGGCCATGGACATTATCAGATGGAACTGGATCTTTCACGCAGTTATTTGGGGATCTATTGTTGCAACTTTCATTTGTGTCATGATCCTCGATGCTTTTCCTATGTTTGTTGGTTACTG GGCCATCTTCCACATCATGGGGGAGGCGTCATTCTGGGTGTGCTTGCTTGGTATAATTATAGCAGCACTCCTTCCTCGTTTTGTTGTGAAAGTACTCTATCAACACTTCACTCCTGATGACCTTCAGATTGCAAGAGAAGTCGAGAAGTTCGACCATCAAAGAGACATGGCTGTAGAAGTAGAAATGAATCTCATCCTGGAGCCGCCTCCTCGGAGATGA
- the LOC133697925 gene encoding phospholipid-transporting ATPase 1-like: protein MDSQNPFEGEISLNQWKVGNSVREVSNGSRGGDLEMSGLSQKEIGDDDARLVYLNDPVKNNERYEFAGTSIRTIFGRGASIMPLAFVLSVTAVKDAYEDWRRHGSDRVENNRLACVLVDDQFRPKKWKDIQVGEIIRIQKNETLPCDTVLLSTSEPTGVAYVQTVNLDGESNLKTRYAKLETLSKIPEKFLKRKCLMG from the exons ATGGATTCTCAAAACCCATTTGAGGGTGAAATCTCATTGAATCAATGGAAAGTAGGGAATTCAGTTAGGGAAGTGAGCAATGGATCAAGAGGGGGTGATTTAGAAATGTCAGGTTTGTCACAGAAAGAGATTGGTGATGATGATGCTAGATTGGTTTACTTGAATGATCCTGTAAAGAATAATGAGAGATATGAGTTTGCTGGTACTTCGATTCGAACTA TATTCGGCCGGGGAGCTTCCATCATGCCACTTGCATTTGTTCTGTCAGTCACAGCAGTCAAGGATGCTTATGAGGATTGGAGGAGACATGGGTCAGATAGAGTTGAGAATAATAGATTAGCTTGTGTTTTAGTTGATGATCAGTTTCGACCAAAGAAATGGAAGGATATCCAGGTTGGTGAGATAATCAGGATCCAGAAAAATGAAACTCTTCCTTGTGATACGGTACTCCTCTCAACTAGTGAGCCAACTGGGGTTGCTTACGTGCAGACTGTAAATTTGGACGGAGAGTCGAATTTGAAGACTCGGTATGCAAAGCTAGAGACCCTTTCAAAGATTCCTGAAAAATTCCTGAAAAGGAAATGTTTAATGGGTTGA